GAACCTGCATAGGAGCTGGATAACAACTCTTCTTTTGAGGTAATCCCCAAAAGATAACATAGTAAACCCGTATCATTAAAGTATATTTTGGGGCTCTTTACAAATCTTTTTCCTATATTTTGACTAAAAGGTTTTAAAATCGTTATCTGGTAAATAAGCTGCAGTAGATTTAAATAATTGTCCAGAGTTTTACCATCAATCCCTGTTATCTGGGATATTTTAGATTTGTTTAGTATATTTCCAGAATACGAAGCCAAAACATGAAGTAAATTCAAAAATTTGTCAATATTTCTTATCTCTCCAATTTCAATAACATCTTTTTCTATATATGTGCTTACATAAGAACTGAACCATATATATCTCATCTTTTCAGTTTTTATTTTGTGAATCTCAGGAAATCCCCCTTTTAATATAAACTTCCAGATATCTAAATCTAATGTGTTTTTTTGCTCTAAAAACTTACCTGTAAATAATTTTTCTATTAGATTTTCTTTTTTATTTTGAATTTCATAGATACTTAGAGGATATAACTCAAAAATAGCCAACCTCCCTGCAAGGCTTTCCTTTACAGTAGAAAATTTAAGTAAGTTTATAGAACCTGTCAGTATAAACTGATTAGGTTTCCTATTTTTGTCTATTTTTTGTTTTATAACATTAAATATTTCGGGAACTTTTTGAACTTCATCTAAAATAACAGGAAGTTCTAAACTATTTATGAATCCATTAGGATCATTTTTTGCTGATAAATAAGCATTAATGTCATCAAAGGTTACATAATTATTGGCTAATTCCATGGAAAGCGTAGATTTACCTACTTGTCTTGCCCCTGCGATAAATATAGCAGGGAACTCCTGGATAGCTTCTTTTAATATTGGTTTTAATAATCTTTTAAATTTCATGACTATACTCCCTAAAATTTAGGGATTATAATACGTAAATTTCAGGAATTTTGCAAGTTTGTTTTCTAATCCGAAAGCTATAATATTATTCTTATAAATCTCAATAAACTGGTGGAAAAAATGAGTTTAGAAGTGAAAGAAAAAACCAAAAAAGGAAGAAAAAGAGTTCCCAGGGAACTTATATATGAGATGAGATACGGTAGTCCAATATATTACAGAGATTATGACAAGGTTTTAAGCGGGGAGAAAACTCTGGAGGAAGTTATGGGGAGCAGTAAATTACAGGCATTTATAATAGCTTTGATAATAAGATACTTATCTTCAAAACTTGACAGGAATAAATATCTGATTCTAACCAACGAAGCAGGCTTTCAATGGGCACCAAGAACATGGAGAAATCTTGACATCGCTATATTTAACAAAAACAAACTCCTTAAAGAAGGGATTAATGATAAATATGCAAAAACTCCTCCAGAGGTTGTAATTGAAGTTGACTCAAAGGCAGATTTAAGGAAATATGGAGACTTCATGAACTATTCACGGGAGAAAACACAGGATTTATTAAATGCCGGAGTTAAAAAGGTCATCTGGTACACAACCTTTGACAAAAAGGTAATGGTAGCAGAAAAAGGTAAAAGATGGTTTATAACAGACTGGAATGATACTATAGACATAATAGATGATATCAAACTAAACCTTGATGAACTTCTAAAAGCAGAAGGGATAAAAGAGTAATGAAAACAAAAGAATTAAAAACTATTCGTCTTACAGAATATGAACTGAAAGCCATAAAAGATACAGCTAAGGAAATTTTTGGAAATAAAGCAAAGGTCTGGCTTTTTGGCTCGCGAGTTAACCCAAAGCTAAAAGGCGGAGATATTGATATCTACATTGAAATCCCTGATATGGAAAACTGGTTAGATAAAAAAATTGATTATTTGGTAAAACTAAAACAAAAAATTGGAGATCAGAAAATAGATCTGGTGTTAAAACCTTACAACTGTCAGGAAGATATATGTATTGAGGCAAAGAAAACAGGGGTAAGGCTGATTTGAATTCAGAACTGAAATACAGAAAATCTTATGAAGAAACCCAAAAACATATAGATAGATTAAAAAAAGCCTTTGAAATTTTAAAATCAAAAAATCTAACACCTCTTGACAGGGAAAAAGTAGAGAAAATACTAAATGACGAATACTTAACTGCTATATTAGACCAGATAGTCTATAGATACTCAAAACTTCAGGACTCTTTATCAAAACTAATCAGAAATTATCTTTATCTGAAAGGGGAAAATGTAGAGAATTTAACTATGGTTGATGTTTTGAACAAAGCTGAAAAGTTTGAAATAGGCATAAATAAAGAAAAATGGCTCAAACTCAGAGAATTAAGAAATATACTTGTCCATGAGTATGAAGATGAAAAATCAAAAATAGCAGAAACATTAAATAAAATCTATAAAGAACTTGATTATTTTAAAAACCTTTTAGAGAAGTTGAAATTATAAAACAGAGGCTTAAAAGTTGGAAGATTTAAAACAAAAAAATATACGCCTGACAGAAGAAGAGATAAAAGCTATAAAAGAAACAACAATGGAAGTTTTTGGCAAAAACTCAAGGCTATGGATATTCGGAAGCAGAGTAAACCCTGAGCTAAAAGGTGGAGATATTGACCTTTATATTGAAATTCCTGATTATAAAGAAACAGATGTTTTCAAGAAAAAAGTAAAATATCTGGTTAAACTTGAAGAAAGGATAGGAGAACAAAAAATAGATCTGATAGTTGCTCCCTATAACTGTAAGGAATTTTATTGCATAGAGGCAAAAAAGACAGGAATAAGGATATTATGAAAGATATAAACCTTGTTTTACAAGAGATAGATAAGCATGAAGAAAGATTAAGGTATGTTGCAGATAAGATAAAAAGCTGGTATGAGTTAAATACAGAAATCCTGAATGATCCAGAAAAAGTAGAAACAATAGATGCTTTTTTATTCAGGTTTTCAAAAATGCAGGACACAATGGGAGAAAAATTATTTCCTTTAATTCTGGAAATTCTTGGAGAAGAATCAAGAAACAAACCGTTTATAGATATAATAAACAGGCTTGAGCAGTTAGAAATTTTACCTTCAGCAAATAAATTGAAAGAATTAAGAAAAATAAGAAACCTGTTAATACATACTTATCCATGGGAACAGGAAATTTTAATAAAAGAACTTAAGGAGGCTATTAGAGCTTCAGAAGAGCTAATAAAAGTTTATGATGGTATAAAGGGTAAAATCAAACCTTACTTATAAATAGATCTTTGTTTTCCGAAAAAGTTAGATATACAAGGAGTGAAATGAGTACCGAATTAAAGGTAAGACTTTCAAAAGAAGAGATAAAAACAATTAAGAACATAATAAAAAAATATGATCCAGAAGCAAGAATTATCCTTTTTGGAAGCAGAACACAACTGGACAAAAAAGGTGGAGATATAGATCTTTTGATAATCTCAAAGAAAATTGACTACAAAAAAAGAAGAAAAATATCTGTAGATCTGCAACTGGCATTGGGAGAGCGAAAAATAGATATAATAGTAACAGACAATCCAGAAAAAACAGAGTTTACAAAAACTGCATACAAATACGGAGTTGAGATTTGACAAGAGAAGAAACAATAAAGATC
This sequence is a window from Persephonella sp.. Protein-coding genes within it:
- a CDS encoding nucleotidyltransferase domain-containing protein → MSTELKVRLSKEEIKTIKNIIKKYDPEARIILFGSRTQLDKKGGDIDLLIISKKIDYKKRRKISVDLQLALGERKIDIIVTDNPEKTEFTKTAYKYGVEI
- a CDS encoding nucleotidyltransferase domain-containing protein, which encodes MKTKELKTIRLTEYELKAIKDTAKEIFGNKAKVWLFGSRVNPKLKGGDIDIYIEIPDMENWLDKKIDYLVKLKQKIGDQKIDLVLKPYNCQEDICIEAKKTGVRLI
- a CDS encoding nucleotidyltransferase domain-containing protein, which gives rise to MEDLKQKNIRLTEEEIKAIKETTMEVFGKNSRLWIFGSRVNPELKGGDIDLYIEIPDYKETDVFKKKVKYLVKLEERIGEQKIDLIVAPYNCKEFYCIEAKKTGIRIL
- a CDS encoding Uma2 family endonuclease → MSLEVKEKTKKGRKRVPRELIYEMRYGSPIYYRDYDKVLSGEKTLEEVMGSSKLQAFIIALIIRYLSSKLDRNKYLILTNEAGFQWAPRTWRNLDIAIFNKNKLLKEGINDKYAKTPPEVVIEVDSKADLRKYGDFMNYSREKTQDLLNAGVKKVIWYTTFDKKVMVAEKGKRWFITDWNDTIDIIDDIKLNLDELLKAEGIKE
- a CDS encoding ATP-binding protein is translated as MKFKRLLKPILKEAIQEFPAIFIAGARQVGKSTLSMELANNYVTFDDINAYLSAKNDPNGFINSLELPVILDEVQKVPEIFNVIKQKIDKNRKPNQFILTGSINLLKFSTVKESLAGRLAIFELYPLSIYEIQNKKENLIEKLFTGKFLEQKNTLDLDIWKFILKGGFPEIHKIKTEKMRYIWFSSYVSTYIEKDVIEIGEIRNIDKFLNLLHVLASYSGNILNKSKISQITGIDGKTLDNYLNLLQLIYQITILKPFSQNIGKRFVKSPKIYFNDTGLLCYLLGITSKEELLSSSYAGSIFETFVFNEFLKHAKYSWFPAEIYFYRTLDKKEIDFLIKYKNEFIAVEVKAKETISDKDFKNIREIKNLIKYGVVFYNGDKVLPFGKNLYAVPIRSIL